The stretch of DNA GGAAGCAGATACACCCAATCCCTCCCGAAAAAAAGTGGAAGGAAGATTTGATTTATTAATCAACAAAGGTTTATATGAAACTCTCAGTTTGGGGGGCAACAAAGTCCTTTTTTTTTTAATTGTGTCAGAATCAGCCTCTGGCAGATAATTTTTATATTCGTAGTTCCGTAATACGGACTGACAATTCGTTGTACAGATGGCTGTCGGTCATGTTAGTGCCGCGCTCAATGGCTTCAGTTAACAATCGACCTCTGCTGACGTAATTTATTTCTTCGCAGGTCTTATTACCCTTATGATGCCGCAATGGGCACCAGTTCATAACCCAATTCTTTTGCCTTTCTTTTCAATATGGTTATCTTGTTCTCGGCATTCTTCCTGGAAAGATAATCCTCTCCAAGCTCTTTATATTCCTCACCATTCTTGATAATTGCGTAAATGGCCTTCAGTATCCGATGGGCTATTGCCACAATGGCTTTTCGTGGACCTAATCGGGCTCGAATCCGGTAATATTTGTCTCGGTAATACGTCCCTTTTGTTTTTACCGCCGCCCAGGCTATCTCCACCATGACAGTCTTGAAAACATGCTTGCGAACAGGCGACTTCCCGCTACGCCTTTTGCCTGCACTTTCATTGTTCCCCGGGCATAATCCTGACCAGGACGCCAGTGCCCCTGAGGAGGAAAACTCTTGCAGGGTTGGTCCAAGTTCACCGAGGACATATTGAGCAGAAACTTCATTTATCCCCGGAACAACATCAAGACGGCTGATTATGTCATCATGGCTGGACATCATTGCCTGCATCCGTTCTGTGATGATGGCTATTTCCGTCTCGATGATTGTGATCATCCTCATCAAACTCATCAGCAAGAAACGATGGTGATCTTCAAAAAAGCCCTGTATGCTTCGATACAACTCTTTTACTTTCGACTTCAAACTGCCCTTGGTGCATTGTTCTATTTGCTCAAGGCCGATTGGTGATTCCGCGGCACAGAGAAGCTCTATCAGATTCCGACCCGTTACTCCAAAAAGATCTGATACAACACTGTCGATCTTGATATTGGCCGTCTCGAAAACCTTATGAACACGTCTTTTGTGGTCTCCGAGACTTTGACTGTATTTCTTCCTGCTCCGACCCAATTCCCGCCAATGGCGAACTGACTTCTCGGGAATAAAGCTGCCACGGACAAGTCCTACCCTGAGTAAACCAGCAAGCCAGCGGCTATCTTCAATGTCGGTCTTGCGGCCTGGTACATTTTTTACATGACGAGCATTGACAAGAATGACTTCCAGGTACCCTTCAATTATATTATGAACCGGACGCCAGTATACTCCTGTGCTTTCCATGGCAACAATGGGACAGTGGCTATCTATCAACCACTCCCGTAACTCGATAAGTTCATCGGTGAATGTGCCATACTCGCGTATTTCGTATGCTTCTTTGCCTGTTTGGTCCATTGTGATCAAGCAGGCTGAAATTTTCCCTTTGTGAACATCAAGTCCACAACAAATTGGGTGTATGACTGATAGTAATCTGGTATCTTTTCCCTTCCTGGCCATGGTTATCCTCCTTTTGTTTTCGTGATGGAAAATTTAGGGAATAACTATGGCCTATTTTTCTCAAAGTTTCATGCTTCGTTGTTCCCGTCCACGGGGATGGGGGTTAGTGGTAATCACAAATTCTTTTACATGCAAAAAATGACAAAACAGTCCTTTTCAGTGTACAAAATACTGCCCTTCTAACAAGAAGGTCAATATAAGTGGCAGCCATCTTGTCTTGGCCTGTTCGATGTCATCCAGGAAAGCCACGATGGTAAGGACATCGTCAAGATTATCGTGGCCAGTGGTTCTGAAAAGCCCTATTACCTCAAAAAGTACGGAATGTCCGAAAAGGATTACGGCTTCTGCTGTCTCGTCAAGACCTGCAAGCAGGTACTGGACAGGCTTGAAGGCATTGGAAATCGAACCATCACCAAAATAACGCCGAGAAAACGGATAAACCGCAACCTCTGGAACCGGATCGCCCTTCGCGAGGCAGTCATCAACACCATTATCCACAACGATTACACCACCGAACTGGTGCCCAAATTCGAAATATTCGCCGACCGTCTGGAAATGACCTCCGCGGGGCAGTAAGTCAAACTATCCTCCCTAATAAAGAAACAAGAAAAGCATTGCTTATTAAGGTTTTCGAGCTTGTTGTTTTTATGTATTTTCTTTTATAACTAAGAAAAATAACACACAATTTCAAACAATTAAGAGCAAAGGAAATAATAAAAATGAAATCCACTGGAAACAAAAAAAGGACTAACAAGCTGATATCGCTTGAAAGTCCTTTATTGTTTTCTGGTGCCCCCGGTAGGAATCGAACCTACGACTCCAGGATTAGGAATCCTGTGCTCTATCCACTGAGCTACGAGGGCATTGTGTTGGCACTTATATAACGTATAGTAATCGGAGAAACAACAAATTTTCCATGTCAATCGTCGCGTGGCCCGGCTGATCGGGGTGGGAGCGCCAACACCGATTTGTCGAGTTGCGGCCTTGCCGATGTGTGGTTTTGTTTCTTTCCTGAAGGGCATTTTCTCTGTTTTTTCTTTTTAAGGAGGCAAAGATCCGCTTTGCGTCAAATTGACGCGCGCTTCATTCTCGCGTTAATTTCCTTGCGTAAAAACGATGAATCGCTCAACGTTGGAAGGCGTTACGGAATAACTTGTCTCTTTGCGGCGATTTCGGTACGCTTTTTTATACCGTCACTGCTCTGCAGGCATCCATGGTGTCGTTATGCCGCGGCTCGGGGCGGGTCGGCAAGCAAATGAACAGGAACCACCGCCCGGCAATTTTGATCAAGGAAGTGAAAGCATGGGGAAAAATAAATTTTACGAATTTTTACATGCGTCCAAAAAGCGCGCCCGCTTTTTTGCTTATTTTCTGATGGCTGTCCTGGCCGGGAATCTGGATGCTCTCGTTGATTTTTTTCTTCATCCGGAAATCGCCTATTTTGATCAGGAGCATTTTGTCGTCGGCAGTATCATGTGTCTTTTGACCATTATTCTCTGTACCTTGCTCGAAAGCAACATCCAGGAAGAGTCCTTCGGCAGCCACTCGATGTCACCCGGCATGGGGCCGTATGTCTGGTTTATAGCAGCTTTCTGGGCAATTATCGTCTGCTTTTCCCTGGGCTGGAATATCGTCAGGCAGAAGCAGGAAGTGTTGCAGGTTGCCCTCAACGAGGCCAGGACAATATACCAGAAGGATCTGGTCTATTATCGCTGGGCCACGGAAAACGACGGGGTCTTTGTGCCGATTTCCCCGAAGACCCAGCCGAATCCTTATCTGCAGCATGTTCCGGAGTATGAGGCAACCACATCGTTAGGCAAATCATTAACCCTGGTCAATCCGGAATACATGATCCGCCAGGTTTATGAGATGCAGACACCCCTTTCCGGTATTCATGGTCACATCACCAGCCTTGATCCCATCCGCTCGGAAAATGCCGCCGACAGTTGGGAAACCGATGCCCTGGATCAGTTTGAAGAAGGGGTAAAAGAGGTCAGTTCCATTGAAGATATTAATGGCGAACCCTACCTGCGCTTGATGCGTCCACTGGTAACCGAGGTCGGCTGCCTGAAATGCCACGCTGCGCAAGGTTACGATGTTGATGATATCCGCGGCGGCATCAGCGTTTCAGTGCCCATGTCACTCCTTTTTTCCATTTACAGGAAAGATGTCTTCATGTTTTCCCTGGCCCATGCAATTCTCCTTGGCCTCGGTTTGGTCGGCATTTTCCTCGGCTCCTGCCGGATCAGGCAGTCCATGCTGGAGCGTGAACAGGCGGAAGCGAAAACCAGATCCATTATCGACAACATGCTTGATGGACTTGTCACCATGGACCAGTCCGGAAACATCGAGACGTTAAACAGCGCGGCGCTCAAAATGTTCGGTTATCAGCCGGCAGAGATTGTCGGTTACAATCTTGACAGGCTCATTGAGTTTCCGGAAAGCGCCGACTGGATTGCGGGAAAACAGCACGATTTTCATTTTGACATGAAAAAAGCCATGGGCAGCCAGAAAGAGCTGACAGGCAAACGGAAAGACGGCTCGACATTTCCGGTGCAGATATCATTCAGT from Desulfobulbaceae bacterium DB1 encodes:
- a CDS encoding IS110 family transposase gives rise to the protein MARKGKDTRLLSVIHPICCGLDVHKGKISACLITMDQTGKEAYEIREYGTFTDELIELREWLIDSHCPIVAMESTGVYWRPVHNIIEGYLEVILVNARHVKNVPGRKTDIEDSRWLAGLLRVGLVRGSFIPEKSVRHWRELGRSRKKYSQSLGDHKRRVHKVFETANIKIDSVVSDLFGVTGRNLIELLCAAESPIGLEQIEQCTKGSLKSKVKELYRSIQGFFEDHHRFLLMSLMRMITIIETEIAIITERMQAMMSSHDDIISRLDVVPGINEVSAQYVLGELGPTLQEFSSSGALASWSGLCPGNNESAGKRRSGKSPVRKHVFKTVMVEIAWAAVKTKGTYYRDKYYRIRARLGPRKAIVAIAHRILKAIYAIIKNGEEYKELGEDYLSRKNAENKITILKRKAKELGYELVPIAAS